A segment of the Leptolyngbya sp. NIES-3755 genome:
GGCAATGAGAGCGATCGACGTTTTGGAAGCAGCACAGATTGTCAAATCAATTCCAGAAGCATTGGTCGGATGTCATCGGGCGATCGCAACTGCGGTTCGATCGAGAATTGATGCCCCGTTAGAACATCCACGTGAAGCCTTACCTTGGTTATTAGAACCAGGACTAAACACTGCATTGTTATTTGGTTCTGAAGATCGAGGACTGAGTAATGAAGAACTGAAATATGCTCAGCGGTTTGTATATATTCCAACTAGCAGTAACTATCAATCACTGAATCTTGCTCAGGCAGTAGCACTCTGTTGTTACGAGCTATTTCAAGCTCCGATACCGATCGCACCTGAAGCAATTCCTTGTTCATTGGATGCACTCGATCGAGCTTATCAGCATCTCGAATCCGTACTACTCGATATTGGATACTTGCAACCGCATACCGCCGCGAGTCGGATGGAAAAATTTAGACACATCTTCAATCGAGCCAATCTTTCAGAAAATGAATTATCCTTGCTGCGCGGCGTTTTGCGGCAGATTGAATGGGCAGCGAAAACCCGAACTGCTGAAGATTCATAGACTTGATCGGATCAAATCTACGAAGTCAATGTAAAATCCCTAAAACATATCGTGTGGCGAAAATTGTAAAGCGTTCTGAACTTGGAACTGCTTTTGTTAACCCTTGTTCCTGACGAACGGAGAACAGCATCAATGTGGGATGATACGGATGATTCAGCGGCATCAAATTTAGAGCGCAACGGGCGGACAGCACAACGCCGCCGTTCTCGTCGTCGGGCAGTTGAAACTCCACCGAAACCGATTCCCCTTCCGTCACGTCGGGAACGAGCACGTAAACCAATTCCAACTGAGCGATCGAAACCTCGCGACTTTGCCACCACAGTTCGATCGTTTGGCACTGATCGTCCGCGATCGAAAGAACGTCGTCTCGAAGTGGTTCCCCCGCCAGAAGTTCGACGCACTCCTGCAAGAAAACCGCCCGCACCTAAAAGTCGATCGGCATTAGCATTTCTCTATGGCACTCGATTGTTAATTCTAGGTGTTGGAATTGGTGTGATTGCTGGAACTAGCTTATCGATTTGGGACCCAGCGACGAGATTTGGCGGAACTCCTCAACCTGAAAAAACTGAACAAGCAACGCCTTCTCCTACTCCTGCTGTCGCGTCTCAACTTCAACTGAATCAAGAGATTACGGGGCTGAAAACGCAAATTCAAACTGCGATCGCGTCCCAAACCCAATTAACTCCAGGCTTCATGATCGTCGATGCCGATACTCACGCTTATGTGGATGTCAATGGCTCCAATCCGATTCCTGCTGCTAGTACAATCAAATTTCCGATTCTCGTTGCCTTTTTCCAAGCGGTCGATGAAGGAAAGATTCGACTTGATGAACCGTTGACCATGCGAAAAGAACTTGTTGCGACTGAATCTGGAGAGCTTCAAAATCTGCCTGTCGGTTCACAGTTTCCCGCGATCGAAGTGGCAACCAAAATGATCGATATCAGCGACAACACCGCGACAAATATGATTATCGATCGCTTGGGTGGCAAAGATGCTGTCAATCAGCGGTTTCAATCTTGGGGCTTAACGAATACTGCCGTTCAAAACATGCTCCCCGATTTGCCAGGGACGAATACGAGTAGTCCGCGTGATATGGTCGCGCTCTTAGATGCGGTGAATCGTGGCGAATTAGTCACGATGCGATCGCACGATCGCATGCTCAGCATCATGCGGAAAGTCGTCAACAATTCGCTGCTGCCACAAGGATTGGGAGAAGGATCAGCGATCGCTCATAAAACCGGAGACATCGGAATTATGCTCGGTGATGTTGGCATGATCGATTTACCGAATGGGAAACGCTATTTGATGGCGGCAATGGTGAAACGTCCACACAATGACGATCGAGCCGGAGACCTGATTCGCCAAGTGTCGAAGATGACGTTTCAGTATTTCAATCAATTGAATGCGGCTCCACCGAGTCCGACACCGAGTCCACAAGGAGCAGAACCCCCGAAATCCACGATCGCACAACCCTAATGTTCATTGTGTCACCGGGAAACCCAATTCCCTTGTGGGTTGGGAGGGATAGGTGCGCGGACTGATGGGGTTCAATGCCCCGGAAGCCCGCACTAATCAGGCACTAATCAGTGCGAGAAACGATGGTCTCTCTGGTATAATTGTCGGCATGACAAGCCCACTCCTTTAACAAAGGCACGACCTGCAAGGCTACGCACTACAGGAGATACAGTTTCGGAAGCTTTAGCTTTCTGGGAGAGAGGGATGAGCATAACGCTCCTTGCAAAATCAATTGAATACTTCGGGTGGCAGTCAATCCGCCTATTGCGCTCCGACTTCTAGACGGCTAGTTGGATGTGGAAGTGCAAGCCCCATCCCCTTGTGGGTGAGGTAGTTGACATAATGAAAAACGTATCGATCGTAGTTTTGGACTTATGACATTAATCACAGTTTTAAGATCGATTTGGGTATTTTCTGCGGTCGGAATTGTCATTCTGGTACTGTTGCATAGTCCGAAAGGCGATGGTTTGGGTGGATTGGGCGGTCAAGCTCAACTGTTTACCAGTACCAAAAGCGCAGAAACGACTCTGAATCGTGCCACTTGGCTACTCACCATTCTATTTATGGGAATCACCGTTGTTCTGAGTGCAGGATGGCTCGGTCGCTAGGATTTCGATGGTTTAAAGCGCATTCGATTGTTTCATTGACGATCGGATGCGTTTTGTTTTGGGCAATTTCTAGCCAAGCGTTACCTGCTCCAAGAATTCATCCTCTTCCAACAGTTTTGGCGCAGTGGAGCGATCAATCTGGCGATTACTTCGATCGAGTTGAGAAGACCGCTCCGGAGTATCTAATTTGGTCGCGCTTTCCGGTGAGAGTTTATATTCAGCCTGCGGATGCTCGGAGTCAGACTTGGAACAATTTGATGATGCAAGCGGTGAAGGAATGGCAGGCTTATTTTTCACTGGAATTGGTCGATCGACAAGAGAACGCGGATATTTTTATCGATCGATCTTCGATTCCATTACGATTTCCGCCGACGGAGCGAATTCGATTTGCAGACACTCGATTTGAACTGTTTGAACAAGATAGTATTCTGCGGCATCGAATGAAGATTCGGATTCAACCCAATCGACCGGATCTTTCAATGCTTGCGGCGGCGCGTCATGAGTTGGGACATGCTCTTGGCATCTGGGGACATAGCCCACTGGAAACCGATGTGATGTATTTCTCGCAAGTCCGAACGCCGCCTGTCATTTCTGCAAGAGATGTGAACACCTTGAAGCGAGTGTATGAACAGCCCACACGACTCGGTTGGTGAATTTCAGAATTTGCCGAATCCCCATCTCTAGACAGTCGAAAAGATTTCGCGATCACCTGCAATCTGGAGAGTACACTCGATAAGGTTCGGTAAGGAGTGGAAAACGGTGGGACTCGGCAAATGGATTGGATTTTTGGCATTCGCAATTTCGCTGTATATCCTGTGGCAGCTTAACCAGGTATTGCTGCTTGTGTTTGCGGCAGTCGTGTTTGCAACGGCGCTCAGTAGTTTGGTGAAATCGCTACAACGGTTTGGGTTAAAGCGTGGAGGAGCGGTACTCGCCTCGATCGTCGGGCTGATTATTCTGATCATTTTGTTTGTCGGGCTGATTGTGCCGCCGTTTATTTCGCAGATTCAGCAACTGATCGAATTAGTGCCTAGAGGATTCGCTCAATTGCAAATCTGGTTTGATCAAATGCAGCAAATGATCCCAGGCTCTTCGCAGTATTTACCTGGTGTTGATGATTTGCTGCGGCAGGTTCAGCCGTTGGTAACGAGAGCATTGGGAAACTTTGTTGCACTATTCCGTGATGCGTTGGCAGTTCTGTTAAACATTCTGTTGGTGTTGATTTTGACAATTATGTTGTTGATCAATCCTCAACCGTATCGCAAAGGATTCATAGCGCTATTTCCTTCGTTTTATCGCAGACGTGCGGATCAAATTCTTTCACTGTGCGAAGTGTCGCTGGTGAATTGGATTATCGGAATTTTGATCAATATGGTTGTGATTGGCTTAGTAAGTGGGATTTCGCTGTTGATATTAGGCGTACCGCTTGTGTTGGCGAATGCACTTTTGGCAGGACTTTTAGAAGCGATTCCGAATGTGGGTCCGGTTTTAAGTGTAATTCCTCCGATCGCAGTTGCGCTTTTAGATGCTCCCTGGAAAGCGGTCGCGGTTTTGATCGTTTATGTTTTGATTCAGCAGCTTGAACAGTATTTGCTGGTTCCATTTGTGATGTCGAAACAGGTGTCGATTTTGCCTGCGGTGACATTGATTTCGCAAGTTGTATGTGCGATCGCATTCGGCTTTCTCGGTCTATTTCTGGCAATTCCGCTCGTGATCGTGGGTCAAATTTGGGTGCGAGAAGCTTTAGTTCGCGACATTCTCGATCATTGGCGCAAAGATGAGTACGAAGCTCGAATCATTGATCACGCTCAGACAGAACTGCAAAAACTTCCCGAAGCGCCTCAAGAAGTGATTGATTTACCGGATGAATCGGATTCGGAGTAGAACATCAGAGATAGAATACTCAGCGATCTTGTTTGAAGTCTCATGTTTCTATTTCTTTCTAAACTGCTGCCAATCTTCATTTATCCGCTGGGTTTGAGTTGTGTCCTGCTCATTCTTACGTTTGTTCTGATTCTGAGAAAGCGATCGCGTTTAGCGCTAATTCCAATCACGCTCACATTTCTGATTTTGGCTCTAAGTTCGAGTGCTTGGGTCAGTAACGCGATCGTTCAATCCTTAGAATTCCAGTACATTACCCAAGGTGAAATTCCGACCGCAGATGCGATCGTCGTTCTGGGTGGCGCAACCGAGTCTGCATTACCGCCGCGTCCGTGGATTGAACTGCGAGAAGAAGGCGATCGAGTTCTTTACGCTGGCAAGTTGTACCGCGACAAAAAAGCGCCACGATTGATTTTGAGTGGAGGACGAGTCGATTGGCGACCGAGTTCAACCTCAGAGGCAGAAGATATGGCGATTGTATTGGAAATGATGGGCGTTCCGCGATCGGCAATGTTACTCGAATCTCGATCGCTCAATACTCGCGAAAATGCCGTCTACACTCAGGAAATTATGCAGGCACAGAAGATTCAGAAAATTCTGTTAGTCACTTCTGCCATGCACATGCCGCGATCGATGTTGATTTTCAAGAAGCTTGGAATTGATGCGATTCCTGCTCCGACTGATTACATCACGAGTTTTGCTGATCAAGGAGCGCGATCCAGCCTAGAAGCAACGATCTTAGATACTTTACCGGACGCGGATCAAATGCGTCGCACCACTCGCGCTCTGAAGGAATACATCGGGATTCTGGTATATCGCTTGCGAGGATGGGCTTAGATCGATTTTCCGCTCTCAAGACTGGCTGTTAGTACGCGCAGGCGTACTTTGTTTGTATAGGAGCGAATTCTATTCGCCACGGCATCCGATTCGCTCAGACGCAATGATGACCACAAAATTACTGTTCTAAATTGTAAAGACTCGTTGCAACTCTTAATAAAACAGCGGAAAAGCGTTGCAGGAAGCTTGGTAAACTAAGAGGCGTATGAAAACTTGGAATGCTGATGGCGAAGTAATTTGCCGCATTCCTCAAACCCACTTAGACCACACTGCGCGAATCGTAAAACTCATGGTAGATTCTCTTAAAAAACCAGGCTTTGAAGAACTGCGCCCCGGAATCAAGGTTCCAGCGAAAGAAACGATTCTCACGCCGCGCTTCTACACCACCGACTTTGACGAGATGGCGCAGATGGATCTCTCCGTCAATGAGGAAGAGTTTGAAGCATTGGTCGCAGAATTGCGAAACGACTATAATCGCCACCATTTTGTGCGCGATCAAGAGTTCGAGCAATCCTGGGATCATATTGATGGCGAGACCCGCAAAGTCTTTATCGAATTCCTAGAGCGCTCCTGTACGGCTGAATTCTCAGGTTTCTTGCTGTACAAGGAACTGTCTCGCAAACTGAAAGACCGTAATCCTTTGCTGGCTGAAGGTTTTTCGCTGATGTCCCGCGATGAAGCTCGTCACGCTGGATTTTTGAACAAAGCGTTGTCTGACTTCAATTTGTCGCTCGATTTAGGTTTCTTGACCAAGAGCCGCAAGTATACGTTCTTTAAGCCGAAGTTCATCTTCTACGCAACTTATCTGTCTGAGAAGATTGGCTACTGGCGCTACATTACGATTTTCCATCACCTCAAAGCGCATCCTGAAGACCGGATCTATCCGATCTTTAAGTTCTTTGATAACTGGTGCCAAGATGAGAACCGTCACGGCGATTTCTTCGATGCTTTGATGCGAACTCAGCCCCAATTCTTGAATGATTGGAAAGCGAAACTCTGGTGTCGGTTCTTCTTGCTGTCGGTGTTTGCGACGATGTATCTCAACGACATTCAGCGCAGTGACTTCTACGAAGCGATCGGGCTGAACACTCGCGAATTTGAGTACACCGTGATCGAGAAGACGAACGAAACCGCAGGTCGCGTCTTCCCAGTCATTCTCGATGTCAAGCATCCGAAGTTCTATGAGCGCTTGGAAACTTGCGTTCAAAACAACGAGAACTTAAGAGCGATCGACAGCACAAACGCACCGAAACTGGTGAAGACACTGAAGAAGCTGCCTTACTACGTCTCGAACGGGGTTCAACTGGCGACATTGTATTTCACGAAGCCGATCGATGTCACACCGACTCACGGTCAAGTTCGATAGATCCTGAGTACCCCTTGGTCTGGAGCGGTTCCAATTCGGAACCGCTTTTTTTATTCGTCAATTTGCCAAAGCTCGGTTGTATAAGCCTCATCAAGAACCTTTTTCGGACGCATCACTAAGATTACTCGTCCCAATAGTGGCATTGTTGGCGCTTCCTCGAACCATTGCAATTCAATCTGCTCTTCGTTTGCGATCGCGAAATAACTATCCATCTGCCATTCCTGCCGAGCACGATCGAGCACAACGATGACTTCTTCTGCATTACCGGGTAACGGATTCGGAAGTCGATCGCTATCACACAGCATTGCAACCGGGTCTTCAGCGCTCCGAATCACTTGCCAGCCCGGAACCGTCATCCATGCACCCGTTCCCGAAAATTGGATAATGCCAAACACGCCAGTTTCTTCGGTCATCGGTACAGCGTGAAGATCTGTCACTTTTAAGGGAAGCTTTCCAGCCACCGGAAGAATGCGCGGGAGTTGTTCATCAGACTCTAAGCGATAAACGGGAAGGCGAGGAGCAGGACGCTTTGGAGTCACCGTGAAATCGGTTAAGAGAGCTTCGATCGCTTTTCGAGCCGTTTCACTGTGAGCGAACTTTAGACCTCTAGCGATGTAGCGCGATCGCTCTTGTAAATCGGTCTTTTCTTTCGCAGTTTTCCAGGCTTGATATGCGATCGCGTCCCCTGGATGGGATGTAAACGCTTCGGGCACTTTAGTCAATCGTGAGAAGTCTTTCAGCGCACGAGCCACTTCATGCACTTCATCGGTATCCAAGTTCTTCTCGAAGACTAATTCTGCTGCCGCTGCCCGTTCCGATTGTGAAAGGACTCGCAGTTCATACAGAATATCGCTGGCTCTTTGACCAAAATGCGATCGAACGGCATCCGAAACGCCCACTTTCAGCATCGAATCGTAAACCTGAGCCGCAACGATAATCTGATTTTGATGAATTGGCTCAAATCCAGTCGCTTCAAAAATAGCATTTGGCGTATATCCTGCCTTTTGCAAAGTTTGGCAAGATTGCGCCCAATCGACCCACGATCCTTCTTTACGACGCAGCGACAACAGTAATTCATCTGCGTTTGATAATTCCTCAGTCATAGCGCGGTTTTTCCCATTGAATCCTCAATTAGATTAGCAAAGGGAGATTCGCAAGATCATTTAGATTATTGGAACGATCGCACTATGTAATGCTGAGCGTGTCTTTGTCGATCGGGAAAATATAGCGATTTGCCACTTGTTGATAATGAAAAATGCCGATCGCAGCCCCGATTCCAATCAATATAGCGAGAGCGAGTCCCAAACGATAATGCGACTGAACCTTCATAGCTCAATGAACGAATGACGAACATCTCTAATATGTTTAAGTCTGAAATGTTCTGCCTCGTGCTATCGAATGATTTCAGACCCCAATCCCTAAATCTTCCAAAATCGATCGAGCAACTCGATCGCAAGCACCTTCTCCCCCCAAAGCCGATCGCATTTCCTGATAATCCGTGATCGTTTTCTCCCGATTCTCAGGTTGCAACAATTCCAAAGCGGACATTGCTAAATTCTCAGGAGTCGCAGCATCTTGAATAAACTCTGGAACAATCCCTTTCATTTCCACCAAATTCGGCGGTGAAACATACTGCACTTTCAGCTTCAGAATGTTCTTTGCAATCCAGTAAGTCACAGGCGATAAGCGATACATCACCACTTGAGGCACATTGAGCAATGCAATTTCAAGGTTAACCGTTCCGCTTTTGGTAATCGCTAAATCTGAAGCTGCGATCGCATCCAATGGCGAACCCTCGATAATCTCAGCTTGCAATTGATAGTTCTCAATCCCTTGAACAATTGCCGATCGATATTTCTCCAACGACAAGGGAACTAAAAATCGTACATCAGGAATTTTCGACTGAATCTGCTTCGCTGCCTCAAACATAGCAGGCATCATGTACTTAATTTCCTGTTGGCGCGAGGCGGGAAGAAGCACGATCGTAGTTTGATCCGGAGCAATCCCCAATTTAGTACGAGACGATTCTCGATCGGGAGCACTCTTCATTCGATCGACTAACGGATGCCCTACTAGAATTGCGTTTGCGCCCTTAGATTTGTAATACGCTGCTTCACCTGGAAAGATCGAATAAATGCGATCGCTAATCTGTACAATCCACTGCGTTTTCTTCTCATTAATCGCTAAGACCCATTCTTGTGGCGCAATAAAATACGCAGTCGGAACATTCGGTAAATGTTTACGAACATGCAGACCGATGCTGATATTCGGATCGCTGTAATCGATCATTACCACCATATCCGGTGGATTCTCTTGGAGATACTGTTTCGCCCGTCGCTGAACATTCATCGTCGGAAATAGATAAGGCAATCCTTCGACAGCACCTATCGAGCCGATTTCAGTAGTTTTTCCTAACAGTTTTGCACCAGCGGCTTCCATCCGATCGCCACCCAAAGCCAAAACTTCGATCTCGGCTCCCGCTTTCTCGGCTTGTTCGTGCAGTGACTTCACCAGTAATGCGCCTTGCAAATCGCCAGACACTTCACCTGTACTAATAAAAATTCGCTTCTTCATTCGCTTTTCAGAGTTGCGCTGGGTGTCAGTCCTCTACGTCCCGGTGAAAGAGACAGTTGAATGAATTGTTGAAAGTGCTGAATATGTTCGTTTTCGGGCAGCAAATCTAATCGCTCTAACGCTTCATTCATCGTTAAGCCCGATCGAAACACCGTTCGATACGCTTTTTTCAGCAAACCAATTTCTTCTGATGAAAAGCCCGATCGCTGAAGTCCCACCTGATGAAATGCCCGAATTCGCGAAGGATTGCCTTCTACGATCGTAAACGGTGGCACATCTCGATCAATCCGACTCATGCCCCCAATCATTGCATGTCGCCCAATCCAAACAAATTGGTGAATTCCCAAAACTCCACTTAATCTCGCTTTCGATTCGATATGAACGTGACCCGCCATCTGAACCGAATTCGCGATAATCACTTGATCTTCAATCACGCACTCATGTCCAACGTGAACATAAGCCATCAGGAGATTTCCGTTACCGATCAGCGTAATCCGATCGGCAAACGTCGGACGGTGAATCGTCACAAATTCGCGAATCTGATTCCCGTTCCCAATCCGAACGAGACCAAGCGACCCATCGTATTTCAGATCTTGCGGCTCAAGACCGATCGCGGCTCCAGGAAAAATCTGATTTCGCTCCCCAATCTCCGTCCAACCCTCAATCACTGCATGATGACCCACACTTGATCCCGCCCCTATTTTGACGTGTTCCCCAATCACCGCGTAAGCTCCAACTTGGACAGTTGGATGAAGTTGAGCATTCGGGTGGATCACAGCAGTCGAGTGAATCAAAGTGGTGGTCATAGATAGAGGGTAGAGGGACGAAGGGACCAGAAGAAAGAGAAGCGATCGACGATCGTGGCGTAGAATCCCGCTGTCCTCAATCGACCAGCGCAAACATTAAATCACCTTCACAGGCAAGTTGTCCGTCAACTTCGGCACGACCGCGCATCTTACCAAAACGACGTGCCTTCACCGAGAGCAGTTCCACCTTCATCACCAGTTGGTCACCTGGCACAACCGGACGACGAAACCGCACTCCATCAATTCCAGCAAACATGAAAAGTCCGCCCTGGACATCTGCCATTTGTGTCAGAACGACTCCGCCAACTTGCGCCATCGCTTCGACAATTAATACACCCGGCATAATCGGACGACCGGGAAAATGTCCTTGAAACTGCGGCTCGTTGAATGAGACATTTTTGATACCGATCGCCATTTTTGCGGGTACATAATCGATAATGCGATCGACCAATGCAAACGGATAGCGATGCGGTAAAAGCTGGTGAATTTCTTCGATCGTGAAGGTTGTTTTGATCGGAGCCTCGTCGGGAGTCTCGGCAGGCACGGTATGAGTTTCAATCAAGGTTGACATTGGCGTTGGAGTAAAGGGCTAGAGGACAGACTTCGTTAGAGATTCAACAATTGACGCACCAGTTGAGTATGTAACCCATGACTCGCTTTGTATGCCAAAAAGTGTGCGATCGGGAACGTCCCCAATAAACTGAGATCTCCTATTAAGTCTAGAAGTTTATGGCGTACCGGTTCATTTGAAAAGCGCAATGGAGGATTTATCCATCCGTCTGTGCTGCAAACGAGCGCATTTTCGAGCGAACCGCCTTTAATTAAACCATTTGCCCGTAACTGTTCGATCTGATGTGCGAATCCAAATGTCCGGGCGGGTGCAATTTCCACCGCAAACGTCTCTGGATCAAATCGCCAACTGTGCCATTGATTCCCGATCGCGCTCAATTCAAAGTCGATCCCATACGAAAATCTCAACTCATCTGACGGTAATGCGGCAACAAACGCATCTCCTTTGCGAACGAAAACAGGTTCAGTGATTTGAATTGCCGAGTTCGATTCGGATTGCTCCACGATTCCTGCTTGTGCGATCGCGCTGGTCCACGATCGCGCTGATCCATCCATCAAGGGCACTTCCGATCCATCGACCTCGATTCGAGCATTGTCGATCCCCATACCTGCCAATGATGCCAACAGATGCTCGACGGTACGGATTTTTGCTTCCCCATCTACAAGTTCTGTCGAAAGCATCGTTTCCCGTACCGCTTCAATTCGAGCCGGAATCTCAGGCTGCCCCGGCAAATCGGTTCGCACGAAATACCGTCCCTGTCCCGGTTCTGCGGGCAATACTCGTGCAGTCGTCATTTCTCCTGTATGCAGTCCAACCCCGTAACAGGAGAAAGCCGACGAGAGCGATCGCTGAACATTTTGAGTGATGCACCCTTGTGTCTTGACCATGATTAGAATCGTTCTCCAAATCCGAAGCGAATATTACTTCCGCCCTGATCATTGATACCGTAGTCAATCCGAATCGGACCCAACGGACCCGCCTGCACCCGAATCCCGATCCCGTAACCGAATCCGCTACCAGGCTTACCGCGCACACCTGCTGGATTTCCAGGAACGCGATCGCCCGATCCTAAATCTGTTGCCGCATCAAAGAACAGTGCACCAGAAATAATCGAGAAAATTGGGAATCGATATTCCGCTGTTGCCTGAACAAAGCTCCGACCGCTTCCAACTTCGCCTTCGTCATACCCCCGGACTGAGTTCGCTCCCCCTAACGGAAACGCTTCATACGGCGGCAAATCTCCGAAAACTGATCCTGCTTGCACGTTGAACGCAAAAGCCTGAGCACATCGTCCTTGAGGGGTCTGCTGTAAATCGACCCGACGCGGATCACGTTCTCGACACTCTGGAGTGAATTTCGTCAACCGAGTTGGAATATAGAAGCTGTAACTTCCCCGCACTCGGTTGTAGAGGATACTGCCAGAACCCAGCGGAACGGATTGCTCGGTACTGAATTGCAGAACTGATCCGCTAGTTGGACGGAGGAAATCATCCCGTCGATCGCGTCTCACTAATAACTGCCCGGTGAACAGATCATCTTTACCCGATGGATCAAACGTCAGCGGATTACCCAGTTCATCGACTCTTCGACGAACTCCATCGGCATCAGTCGCGGTGACTCGCTGATATTGCAAGCCCAGTGATGCCACCCATTCTGCCCGTTCAAACACATTTCTCGATAGCGGGCGCGAGAAGCTGATTCCGCCTCCAGTCCGATTGATTCTCGGTCGATCGCGATCGGCATTTCCCAATCGCACTTCTGGATCGCCCCCATCAAAGACCAGCGAAATGGTTCTACGACGGAACACGCTCAACGTATAAGACGTGCGGAACGGGTCGCCTCCAATCCACGGGTCAGTAAAGCTCAATTCGTACTGTTGATCCCGCTGACCGATTTGAACTTCAGCATTCAATCTCTGGTTGTTTCCACCAAAGTTCTGTTGTCCATAGCTCACACTTCCGAACAAACCGCTGGCAGAACTAAAACCACCCGCAAGTCCAATGTTTCCAGTGTTGCGCTCAACCACATCTACGAAAAGAACCACCTTACGCGGATCTTGACCAACATCGAAGTTCGGACGAGTTCCTTCATCAAA
Coding sequences within it:
- a CDS encoding UDP-3-O-(3-hydroxymyristoyl) N-acetylglucosamine deacetylase (similar to AA sequence:cyanobase_aa:LBDG_11730) is translated as MVKTQGCITQNVQRSLSSAFSCYGVGLHTGEMTTARVLPAEPGQGRYFVRTDLPGQPEIPARIEAVRETMLSTELVDGEAKIRTVEHLLASLAGMGIDNARIEVDGSEVPLMDGSARSWTSAIAQAGIVEQSESNSAIQITEPVFVRKGDAFVAALPSDELRFSYGIDFELSAIGNQWHSWRFDPETFAVEIAPARTFGFAHQIEQLRANGLIKGGSLENALVCSTDGWINPPLRFSNEPVRHKLLDLIGDLSLLGTFPIAHFLAYKASHGLHTQLVRQLLNL
- a CDS encoding hypothetical protein (conserved hypothetical protein;~similar to AA sequence:cyanobase_aa:LBDG_03210), producing the protein MTEELSNADELLLSLRRKEGSWVDWAQSCQTLQKAGYTPNAIFEATGFEPIHQNQIIVAAQVYDSMLKVGVSDAVRSHFGQRASDILYELRVLSQSERAAAAELVFEKNLDTDEVHEVARALKDFSRLTKVPEAFTSHPGDAIAYQAWKTAKEKTDLQERSRYIARGLKFAHSETARKAIEALLTDFTVTPKRPAPRLPVYRLESDEQLPRILPVAGKLPLKVTDLHAVPMTEETGVFGIIQFSGTGAWMTVPGWQVIRSAEDPVAMLCDSDRLPNPLPGNAEEVIVVLDRARQEWQMDSYFAIANEEQIELQWFEEAPTMPLLGRVILVMRPKKVLDEAYTTELWQIDE
- a CDS encoding lipid-A-disaccharide synthase IpxB (similar to AA sequence:cyanobase_aa:LBDG_11760) gives rise to the protein MKKRIFISTGEVSGDLQGALLVKSLHEQAEKAGAEIEVLALGGDRMEAAGAKLLGKTTEIGSIGAVEGLPYLFPTMNVQRRAKQYLQENPPDMVVMIDYSDPNISIGLHVRKHLPNVPTAYFIAPQEWVLAINEKKTQWIVQISDRIYSIFPGEAAYYKSKGANAILVGHPLVDRMKSAPDRESSRTKLGIAPDQTTIVLLPASRQQEIKYMMPAMFEAAKQIQSKIPDVRFLVPLSLEKYRSAIVQGIENYQLQAEIIEGSPLDAIAASDLAITKSGTVNLEIALLNVPQVVMYRLSPVTYWIAKNILKLKVQYVSPPNLVEMKGIVPEFIQDAATPENLAMSALELLQPENREKTITDYQEMRSALGGEGACDRVARSILEDLGIGV
- a CDS encoding surface antigen variable number (similar to AA sequence:cyanobase_aa:LBDG_11720); this encodes MRLSPVVMAAFALTATLGLSRSAVAKTPNQPTQPQAKLNSRSGSPVPKASTTVAKIPPAPVGNVVVETIPVMQTRTTAKLPALSEIKQVAQGTIEQETPNQIQINPSAPVPTSPNIPTIPNPGTTPTVPPGSPQAPTTPPTPEGQQTPPQTPTGTPQTPTETQPLQPGQPTQPAQPTQPTPAPDEPRVLVSEVLVTGVEGELQNEVYRVIQTQAGRTTTKTQLQNDINAIFATGFFSNVRATPEDTPLGVRVTFEVAANPVLRSVQIPNTKVLQQADIDRIFGPQYGRITNFRDLQTGIQELTKFYQDRGFVLAQVVNAQQPQVNPDGTVVLDVTEGEIERIQVRFINKEGQLQDAQGRPIRGRTRDFIVTRELQSQPGTIVNRNTIQRDFERLFGLGLFDEGTRPNFDVGQDPRKVVLFVDVVERNTGNIGLAGGFSSASGLFGSVSYGQQNFGGNNQRLNAEVQIGQRDQQYELSFTDPWIGGDPFRTSYTLSVFRRRTISLVFDGGDPEVRLGNADRDRPRINRTGGGISFSRPLSRNVFERAEWVASLGLQYQRVTATDADGVRRRVDELGNPLTFDPSGKDDLFTGQLLVRRDRRDDFLRPTSGSVLQFSTEQSVPLGSGSILYNRVRGSYSFYIPTRLTKFTPECRERDPRRVDLQQTPQGRCAQAFAFNVQAGSVFGDLPPYEAFPLGGANSVRGYDEGEVGSGRSFVQATAEYRFPIFSIISGALFFDAATDLGSGDRVPGNPAGVRGKPGSGFGYGIGIRVQAGPLGPIRIDYGINDQGGSNIRFGFGERF
- a CDS encoding acyl-(acyl-carrier-protein)--UDP-N-acetylglucosa mine O-acyltransferase (similar to AA sequence:cyanobase_aa:LBDG_11750), whose translation is MTTTLIHSTAVIHPNAQLHPTVQVGAYAVIGEHVKIGAGSSVGHHAVIEGWTEIGERNQIFPGAAIGLEPQDLKYDGSLGLVRIGNGNQIREFVTIHRPTFADRITLIGNGNLLMAYVHVGHECVIEDQVIIANSVQMAGHVHIESKARLSGVLGIHQFVWIGRHAMIGGMSRIDRDVPPFTIVEGNPSRIRAFHQVGLQRSGFSSEEIGLLKKAYRTVFRSGLTMNEALERLDLLPENEHIQHFQQFIQLSLSPGRRGLTPSATLKSE
- a CDS encoding (3R)-hydroxymyristoyl-ACP dehydratase (similar to AA sequence:cyanobase_aa:LBDG_11740), whose amino-acid sequence is MSTLIETHTVPAETPDEAPIKTTFTIEEIHQLLPHRYPFALVDRIIDYVPAKMAIGIKNVSFNEPQFQGHFPGRPIMPGVLIVEAMAQVGGVVLTQMADVQGGLFMFAGIDGVRFRRPVVPGDQLVMKVELLSVKARRFGKMRGRAEVDGQLACEGDLMFALVD